The region attttccttgctttttatgGCTCTTGGGAAATTGATGCCTGCCAGGGtcttctgctgcctgccagggtcTTCAACTGCTCCTGGTGCTGGAAGTAGACCTGGACCTTGCTCAGGTTTCGGACTTTCTTTTCGGAGCTGTGCCGGCAAGCGTTGATGAGACAGCGTGCTTTCTGGAGCCCCTTCTCAGGGTTGTGCTGGTAGCAGGACCACAGCTCAGAGAGGCCGATGTTGTGGGTAGCCAATGTTTGGGCTGATTGCTTGGTGAGGAGCTTCTCAGCCAGCAAGGGCTGGAGGGAGATGAAGGACTCCAGGCTGGCTTGACTGAGGATCAGCCTGGGTTTCTTCACCAGGTTGACGTCCAGGACCTCACACAGGTACTTCATGATGTTGGCATTCTCCAGGGTGCTGCAGTCACTGAATTGCCACCAGAGGTAAGTGCTGGCCAAGTTCTTCAGCCTGTAGTTATCCCTCTTGGGGATCTCCTCCTTAATCAGGGGCAGAATGTCCAGGAAACCATACACCACAGAGCTGAACTCCTCTTTCTTGTCCATGACTGTCAATGCTTTCAAGAGGGTGGGAAGGGGCAGTGACCAGAGACCAAAGCCACCCAGGATGGGCCTGTGGACAGTGTTGAGGTAGCACAGCAGATTGCTCAGACCGAGCTCACAGATGCTGTTCTTAGCCATCAAGTTGGACAGATATTTCACTGGCTGAATCAGAACTGGGAATATTTTCTCTCCATCTACCACCGTCATCtgaatgctttcattttctagaggaaaggagggggaagggaaagaggaaaggagggagaggaaaggcagaATTAGTCTCTTACTtagtaggaaaataaaacattttatgagtTGCTTGGCCTCTGACAGCCTTCACCATTGACAGCAGCTGGGGGACTGATCCGTCATTTCACCTCTCCCCACCATTCAGTCACACCCTCAGCTTCCAGCATCTCCAACATCCTTCAGGAGTGTCCTTCCCATCAACACTAacacctcctgcagcagaacCATTCCCCCCCCCAGGAACATGAAGGATTTTACAGCTTTTTGAGGGCAGACTAAGGAGAGGGGCTTCAAAAGTAAAATCTACCTCACCCAAGACAGACTGACCCATGGCAAGGAGAAGCAGGGGAGCCCGTGTGGACAAAACGGCGCAAGGCCTGGTTAACTGGCTGAGGAATTGCAGAGAAATCTCCCCACAGCCCTATGGGCTCCACGTTCCTCCAGATATCATGAAACTCAAAGGCAAGACCTCTTGGGAGCTTAGGATATTGTCCTCTCCCTTACACAGCCAAGGCCATGGTGAACATGCCTGAACTTCCCCTCCTCAAGAAAAAGAGACACTGACAGATGTGGGGATCTGAGCTGGCTGCAACATGGGACTCCCCACTTAAGAGCCTACTCAAAATCTTCACGTCAAAGAAGACCAGGGATCCTTGTCTTGTGTCCAATATGTTCTGGCTGCTGATGGGAATGCCCAAGTAGTCTTCGCTGGTGCTTTCGTCGAGGATGTTGCTGAGGTCATCTAGCAGACTGGAGTCCTGGAAGGGCACACAATTTGATTTTAATAAACATCACAGGAAGAACCAGGGCAGCAGCTTTGGGCGCTCGTGTGCCCTGGAGGGTACCAAAGCTCAGGGATCTACTCAAACTACCTGCTAGAGGACTTAGGGTGTAATAAGTCCCTCTGGTTGGTCATAAAGATTTGCACCGCAAAACAAATTGACATGCATATTCCATGCACATCGATGTAAGACGGCTCACTTGGATTCTTCCTGACTGGCTTTCTGCTCAAAAGTGACAGAAAAGTTGGGACTACCCAACATCTCCCCTCTGGCTGTGAGCCAAGGGCCTATCTAAAACCTCTTCTGAGTAGCTGGTCACCAGCTTTTGGTCATGCAGACTGTCATGGGAACTGCTTGGTGCTGCAAAGTAACAACAAAACCCCATCCATCCATAGCCTCAAAGAGGAGGTGAAGTTTTGGACTGCCTCTTCTTGTTGGCCTTCATTTTGGCTGCTCACCACCTTGATGTCACCAAGACACTATATACCAAGGTCTCCAAGCTGCTGGGCAGCTCAACTCCCCAAGAAGGAGAGGAGAGCTAGAGGGGATTTCAGGAAGGATTTCACAAGTTCCTTGCCAGGCTTTAAGGGGGATTATGGGATGGTCCTGAAGGTCTGGAAGCACCAAATGGTCCAGCCTCATGGCTTAAACACTGAGCAATGCAGGGCCAAGCACTGAAAATCCTTTAGCTGCACTCACCATTGACTCCTCATCAGTGCTGTCCTCCTCATAGCTGTCCAAGCAGAGACTATCGCTGTCTGCCAAGGTAGGAGAGATGTGCCTTTCAGATGTGGGACTGTCCACCCCTGCAGTGAGTGCCAGGGCCGATGGTCCCCTGACTGACATCACCAACTATGCCAGACATAGCCTGGACAGCCAGCAAGGTGGGTGGGGAGCAAGCAGGGAGCAACCCTGCCCTCAGGGTCCACCTGAAAAAGGACTGATTCCCCCTTGAGCCACAGATACAGAGTACACACTGGGCAAAATCCTACAGCGGGAGAGAGGACCAAAATGCAGCATCATGTAGCCTAAGAGCATGCAAGCAGTTGAAAGAACAAATCTGGTTCTCCATCAATCTGCACCAAAGATCTTGTCTTTGAACAAGACAATGCGCTGGCACATAACTATCCTCCTGGAAGGTCTATGGAGATGCTGCAGACTGCCCTGCCTTGATGCCTACACACCATAAAGTCTACCTGTGGCTTCACCACTCTAGACACCACTTACCTGAGTTGTGCAGCCCACCGTTGCCGTCTGGCACATCTTCCATCAGGCTGTCCTCCTTGGTGAAAGACGTGAGGGACACTGAACAGCTGGTCCTAGGCTGGTCTGAGCAGCTTGGCTGCTGTAGCACCATCTGGTTCCACCCGTCATTGTCGTCTTCAACCTTTATCATCTTCACCTGCAATGTCTGGACATTCGCATTTTGgactttcttcctctttaccGAGGTGGAGACCTAAGCGTGCAAAGAGGAGCCCAGTGAGAGCAATCCTGCCTGGTCTGGGATGGAAATGTCCTTTGCCATGGGGACACAGCCAAAAAAGCTTGACCACATGGGTTTGTCCCTGCCTAAAGCAAGTGCTCTGCTTGCCCAGATAGTCTCTCCTGCTCTGAGGTCACCTAGCACCACGACCTCATCTCTGGCACGAAGCCCCTGGCTCTCCCAGGTTGTGGCCACTCCAACTGCCTTGGTCAAGGTTCACTCTCTGCCTGACAAGGGTCAGAAAAACTTTCCACTGTGCTTAACAGCTGCAAAGGATAAGATGGGAACTTCCCCTTCCTCAGCTGTGGGAATAAATCATCTTCTTGCCTTAGCCCTAAGGCTCCAAGGCTCTGCAGGGCTTGCAGGCAGGGCTAAGCCCTTCTGATCCCAGGCTGGGGTGGCTGGGGATGTGCCCTGCAGAGGGGCAGCCTgggggtccccagccccagTCCTGTGATGGCGTTTTGTCCCAGGCAAAGGCAGATAGGTCTGATGCTAGATGAGTCCTTCACGCACTATGGGTCTGGAAATCAGAAGAGAGCTTGCCTTCAACATTGTTGAAGGCCACTTCTGTTTGACTGGTGCTCTGCCCTTCTTGTGGGACAGGTGTTTGGGGGTTCCAAATCCATCACAACCAGTACACAGCATCTCTCCCCTGCTAGCCCTGGATGTGGGCTGGACAGGGCAGGacagggtgcaggcaggaaaTGACTTGCAAGCCACCATGCCTACGAGAGCTCTTTACAGTGCATGCAGCAGCATGTCTCACGCTGAGATGTTTGTACCTTATCCAGAAAGGTGCCTTCAGGGGATGAAGtctgccctggctctgcagccctATGCCCAGCCAGCTTGGCTGATCTCCTCTTTCAAAAGAGAACTTGGAAAACATCAATCAAGTGACAGAGCTCAAGCAACCTTGCAAGGGTTGAGGGTAGCCCCAAATTCCTGCCGACTAACACCATGAGGCAAAAATCCCAGAGCAATGCAAGCAAAATGAAGTCTTACCTGGTGGGGGATTTCCATGGCTGGAGCTGGAGTGgcttctgaaagaagaaaagcacagcaaCCTGAGAGAAGGGTGAGCAATGCTGGGGATGTCTgagaacagcaagaaaagacTCTACAGAAGGTGCAGGTGGCTCTGGGGCCACCTTCTTGGAGGGTCACCTCTTGGAGATGCTACTGAGGCCAAAATTCAGCACTGCACTTCCATGCTGGGCTGGAGAGGTGCCCATTCTGCCCCATCACCCTCATTCATCCTTCCTTGCACTAAAGCCTTTCCTCCAGCTCTCCCATATGGGTTTGCTGCCCTACCCCCCATCCCAGACCCATAGCCAGGAGCTCACACTtgctgggaaggaaaggaaaaagaaaattagtaagATCATGCCGTTCCCAAGCAAGTTATTGCCATGCAGTGGTGAGGGCTCATTCATGGAGGAGATGCTGCCTTCCCAAACCCAGCAAAAGACCAATTCACTGTTCATTCCAGTGGTATTTATTGGCATAGCAAGGTGAGATGGAGAGCCTGGTCTCCATTGGGACCTTTAAAGGGTTTTCCAAGCAGGTGCAGTCCATTGCAAATGTTCTGGTTTGCAGACCCTCACTTCTTCCTCCGCTTTTGAAGTCTGGTGTTGGATTTCCCACCACGCTTGCCCCTGGTGGCGAGCCTTGATTTGGGGCATTCCCCCTCAGAAGAATTTGGGCTTTGGGGCTCTGAGCAtgctgggctggcagggggggaggcaggagggggtctgctggaggaaggggccatGGCAACCACTGGGACCAGTGGTTCACTCTcctgtggggtgctgggagggaatAAATCCAGCAGGTTGGAGGGCAGCGATGGCCAGTCCACGTCTGTGGTGGAGGGGTCCTGTGGGCTGGCTGTGGGCTGCAGTGAGGGTCCCACAGCAGAAGCGATGGTGGCCAGGGAGAGGGACATGGCCTGGATCTCCTTGGTCATGGACACCAGGTGCCTGTTTGCCCTGCACTGAGCTTGCAAGAGGCGACGACCAATCTTCAGGAGCTCATCCGCCTGCTGCACATTGGACCTGGCCCAGCCACCAAAATCTTCCTGCAGGGAGTCCAGGGAGATGCTCTTGGGAAGAGGCATAGTGTCCCCATGGGCTGATTCCGAgtcttcctctgcttcttcaTCCCTCTGCATCAGAAGGGCTGGAGGTGTGGGTTGGGTGGGGAACATATCCCCTCCCTGGTCCGGACACATGTGTCGTCTGCTGCTGGAGGGGTCCGACTTCAGGGCACAGGGCTGGTGGTGAGCAGGCAGCCCCACGGGGAGACCTTCATGTGGTTGGTAATGCTCCCTGGGATGCTCGAGGTCAAGGATCAGCATGGTCTTGTCTTTGGACAGGGCATCATGCTGGGGAGCGGAGGTACCTGCCGCAGGAAGGGAGgctgaaggaaggaggaggggagaatcAGGGCTCAGAGGGTCCTTTCAGCCTGCCTTGGTGAGGTGGAGAGTGGAGACAGAGGGACAATGCCTACCACATGATAGAGACGCAAGGAGTGGGATGGGAGGCAGCTTGTCCCCAGGAAACCCCAAGCTCCATCCAGGAGATCACCCCGGGCTCTCTATGGACCAACCATAGCCCATGAGCTCACCCTGGGGAGCTCAGTGGTGGATGTTCACAGAGAGCCAAGGAGGACACTGGTCACAGCCCAGGTCTGAAGACAGCAGCAGGGGGATGGAGCAGAACACTCAACAAAGTCTCTTCTTCCcgttgctttttttccccccattttctGGAAGGATGCTACCACCTTCTGACCAAACCTGGATCCTCCAGCACACCATCCCTGCACACAACACAGAGGCCAAGACCTTCACCATTTCCAAACCACCAGCATTTCtaccacagctctgctgctgaagagctggGGGAAGACCTGGGCAAATCCAGCAGTGGTTGTGGACCTCTTGCCATCCCTGTTGGGGAGTGCTCCCCGGGAACATTTCACCTTCCCAGTTGGATATGCCATCCCAAGGCAGTAATCAACAACCCAAAAGGGGAATTGCACCAGGTGGTTGTGGACAAAGGTTGAACAAAGACAAATGGGCTGGAGATCTGAGGAGCAGAAGTGGTCAGTAGGCGGCAGGATGCTAAGGCCTGGAGGATGGTTATGACCCCTGAGGGACGTGCATATGTCATCAGCACAAACATTTCTCAGAAAGGGTGCAGGGCTGATCCAACCCTTCCACTTGCTTCCTCCTTGCCACCACAAGCCTCTGTGAGCCCCTGCTCCATGTGCCCCGTCTCCAGGTGCCACCCACCTCCCTTGCCCTTCAAGCCATGGCATGGCTCCATCCCAAGTGATTCACCATATTCCCTCCCAGCACAACTGCATTTGGGGGACTGCCATACCCCACAAGGCCAAGAGACAAGTGTTGCTTTGGAAGTGATGGATTCAATAACTGCACCCCATCCTTGGGGGAGGTTGGAATGTGCCCACCGCATGAGCAAAGGCTGGAGGCACAGGTCCATGAAATGACCACATGCAAGGAAACTTGAAACCCATGGAGAATAGGGTTTAACCAGGGATTATAACCTTCAACTCTGCTTTCAGTTCCCCCCTCTGAGCCAACCTGGCCAGCTGCCTCCTCACCTGGGTGCCTGGTCACGCGCTCCACCAGTGCCTCCAGCTTGGCTCTGCATTCAGCAAAGTTCCCAGGCTGTGCTCGGTCCCCGGCCACCGGTGGCTGCAGCCACTGCAGTTCCTTCAGTGAGTTCCTGATGAAGGGCTGCATGTCCATCACCTCCTGCTCTGTGGCGTAGAGGCTCATCTTCTCCACCAGCCGCTCGCCTGCCTCCATCCGCCGCAGCACCCCTTCCACGTGCTGCAGCTCCCTTGCCAGGTCCCgctggccctgctcctgccgtgcctccaccagccccagcagctcctcttcctcctgccgGATCAGCTGCACCAGCTGCTCCACGCGCTGCTGGATCAGCTCCCGCATCTCCCgctgtgcctgctccagccgGGTGGCCTCATCCTGCAATGCAGCATAGGTGGCCTCAAAGTTGCTTCGCTTCTGCTTCAGCTCCTGGCTTATGGTGCCCAGTTCCTCCTGCCTGCGCTGGGTCTCGCTGTGGATGTCACAGAAGGGGGTATGCTGACTGTCCAGCAGCGCGCATGAGCAGCACAGTGCCTTCTCACACTTGTTGCAGTAGATGCTGTGAGGCCAAGGACAAGCAGAGCAGTGATTTAGACCCTGCACTTTGCAATTCGTTCATTTACCAAATTGCAAATTGATTCATTCATTGAATTTAAGTTACCACTAAGTTTGGGCTAGGCATTTGGTTTTATACTCtcccaaatgcaaaaaaatatgttggttCACTATCCCCACATGgtttctgctcctctgctgggCTGGCTAAAGTCAGTGTGGTAACTGTGCAAGCATTATGGTAGACATTCATCTGTACACTGCAAGGGCAGTGAAGAAATAAGGTCTCTGCCCTTTAATGAGTGCTTATTGGGGTTATGTATAAGAATATAAGGCCAAAGAGTACCCTATCTCAATAAGATGCCTAAGGCAAGAATAGAAGAAGTGGGGAGCAGACATTATCATCCATCCCTCATATAAGTCTTGGTAGCCTTCGCAAGTGGTGGGCTAGGGACATGCTGAGGCATCTGGGCCATCATGGCTAGCATGAGTACTGGTATCCACAGAtgctccagctccttcccctctcACTTGGACTTTCCCTTGAGGGCCTTTAAACCTTGTGCTGCATTACATCCATGCTGTTCCCCAAATTCTCTCCAAGCTGGTCTAGCACCATCAGCAGAACACACCTTTCTCTGCTGTCCATCACGGTAGCTGAAGCAACAGGCATTCTTCTTGCTAAGCTGCATCAACCTCACCCTCCTCACGCTAACAAGGAGCACCCCACACACTACCCTCCCTCATTCTATCCTGTTCCCACTCTCCCATCATCAGCTCAAAATCACTTCATCCAAACCCTCCCTCCATGCCCTAGAGCCCACCGGTCACTACTTCCCACCCAGCTTCTCCATGACAGGGTGGCGGCAATCAGGGCAGCAGAGGGACAGGGACACCCATCATGGACTAGCCCGAACAGATTTGTGACAAGAAACCACTCAGATGGGGACAGACCTCCTTAGACCTACCTTACAGTCTGGCCCTTGTGCATTGGGTTGGAGCAGGACAAGTTACTGGTCTTCCTGGTGCCCTCAAGGAATTCCTTAGCAGACCATGCCCTGATGTCCAGCACCCTCTTGGCTTCATGGCTCTCCCTTTTCAGGTAGCGCTGGTGGACCTCAAAGCACTTGGTGCAGATGAACTCCTCGCACTCAGAGCACCAGAACTCACCAGCTTTCTTGCAGTTGTTGCAGAGCAAGTCAACTCCATCAGCGATCTTCTTGTAGACCTTGAGTCTGGCTTGCAGGCTGGTGAAGAGCAGGTTGTCTGTGTTGGGGATGCCACTGGCCTGTGGGATAGCTGTCTGGCACACGGGGCACTGCCCAGCAGCCTTGTTCTTGCTCAGGCAATCAAGGCAGAAGGTGTGGAGGCAGGTGAGGAGCTTGAGTTTGGATGATTCCTGCTGGCAGCCCTCACAAAGAATGAACTGGAAGTCATCTCCCAGGAgctttggggggtgggggaggagaagcaggggagggagggacgaaaagaggaagaagaagaagtcCTGGGATATGTTTTTAAGAGCTTCTTAAATCACATCTTAGGGGTGGGACGTGACCTGCAAACCCTCGGAGCAACCAGTGAGCAACCACTTCCTACCAGCGATGCCCAGGCGCTGTACGCAGGCCAGAGATGGCTGACACAGCATGGTAAGGTTGGATGGACAGGGCTCTGCTGAATGCTTCCTATCCCTCTAGCAAAGAAACAGGGCGGTCCACCTGGCtatggggctggggagggctgcagaggggcagcacagaggaagcatCTAAAGATCCCTGGATGACACCCTAGTAGGGTGGGGACCATCCTCCCAGCCAtcaccccacacacacccctcacTCAGCCCATCCCTCTGGCCTCctacctccctccctccctcccgcatCTGCGCTTCCACAGGGCcggggtggcgggggggctggaCTGGGGACTTGGTTTGGTGGGTAACAGGGAGGGGGGGCTGGGTTGGGGCCAGCCCCCCTTCCCTGCCACTTACCAAACCAGGCAGGGGGGCGAACACCCCAAAACTCTTAACCCCATGCCCCCACCCTGGCCACGCCTTAGGGCTGGGGACCCCGTGGTGGCCTGGACCGCCCCCACCGCCCGCATCTCCCCGACATCCATCCCGGGTGCAGGCAGCACTCACCCTGGTGCTGGTGCCGGAGCCAGCCATGGCGGGACGGGCAGGGCCGGGATCCCCCCCGCTTGCCTGCGCTGCCTGCACTTTCGGTTTCTTCTGCGCTGCAGATAACTCCTCCTTCGTGtcgggtggggtggggagctgCGCAGTCtgctcccagcccggcctcccccgcccctgaaaagcccttcccggctAGCCAGGAGGGAAGAAACCCGGAGGGGACCCCAAGAGCTTCCCCCCACTATGCGTTTCCCCATGGAGCCGCATCCCCCTGGAAATTTATTGCAGAGCCCCAGTGCCCTGCTGGGAGGGGGCTCAGGGACTGTCCCTCTGCCCTTGGCGAGCATTTTCACATACCCGTTtgtcctggggggggggggggggggctggctgTGTCCTGGCTCTCCTTTGCCGCTTCCTGCAGGGTATCAGTACCCCGCAGCCATCTGCACCACGGGGACCACCATGAAAGGGGGACCACCACAAAAAGGGGACTACCATGAACAGTGGACCaccacagaaaaggaaacaccATGAACGGGGAACCACCAGAAGCACTTGGGGTTCATCCAGCCTGGGAACCCCAAAAAGGAGAGGGCATGGGGAGGCACTCCTGCCACCTCTCCTTGGGGCTTCTGATGCCTGTAGGGTCTCCAAAGCTTGGCCGAGGCTGGTGCCACCCAGCCCCAGGCCTTGAAGAAGATATTTAGCAGGTGATTTGGTCTGAATGCACCCCGTGAAACATTTCAATTAGAAACATTTCAattctggaaatatttctgttctccttGACCCCCATCCTGGCAAGCAGCCCCTTGTGTAAACAGGCCAGGCCAGCAAGACCAGTCAGCCTTGTCCCAGTGGTCCAGCAAACATCTTGGAGGCTGATAAAGCTGCCTGGAACTCCAACACATTTTAATCCCTGGGGTGCTAGGTGTTGTAGGGGACCTGAGCATGCCTGGAGGGGTCATGCCACATCCTGACAACTATTTCTCATCTTGGCAGGACTTCACGTGTTCATTGTGACCGTATGGAAAGAAAGAGTCACATCATGCAGCCTCCTTgactggcagcagctcccatgcCCTGGCCAGCATGTGCACTCTTTACACAGCAccttggggaaactgaggcaccgAGGGGTGCAGCACCGCCTGCCTGCAGAAATCATCAGCCCATCACTGCTCAAGCACAAGGCTGCAGACCAGGTTTATTGTCCATGGAGAGTTGATAGAAAGGAagcttacaaaataaataaatatctataTACGCCTATATACAGTCCACACACCCTCCGCGGACAGACCTCACAGCATGCATGCAAAAGCACTCTGAAGCACAGATTAGCATAATGAATTATTATAAACCACTTTGTCGGGAAGTCTCAAGTACCTCCAGGAAGGTCTTTTCCCAAATTGCCacctctgctccttccccatAAATGTCAGCACCCTGTCAGCAGTGCCACGCTGGACCCCAACCCCAGCCTGCTGGTGGCATCCCAGCCTGGTCCAGCCGGCTCTCACATCCCGCTTTGgctgcccaccccaccccacaacTACTGCCCTTGGCCACAGTGTCCCCAAGCTCTTCCCAGTCCAATATGCTCAGCTCATGCCCCTTCTAGTCTGAGACGTCTGGCCACGCAGCCTGTTGTGGGGACAGCAGGACATCAGTCTGTGCCCTGGTGGCATATTGGCCAAGGGACCTGGAAGCAAAATGGCACATGGTGGGGTGCCAACTGGTTCCCATCCCATAACATTGTAGGCAAAGGATGGGCAGGGGCGGTAAAGCCAAGGGCAAGGACAGGCAATGGAGCtcagcctcagtttccctgctcAGA is a window of Phalacrocorax aristotelis chromosome 7, bGulAri2.1, whole genome shotgun sequence DNA encoding:
- the LOC142060147 gene encoding protein PML-like isoform X2, with amino-acid sequence MAGSGTSTRLLGDDFQFILCEGCQQESSKLKLLTCLHTFCLDCLSKNKAAGQCPVCQTAIPQASGIPNTDNLLFTSLQARLKVYKKIADGVDLLCNNCKKAGEFWCSECEEFICTKCFEVHQRYLKRESHEAKRVLDIRAWSAKEFLEGTRKTSNLSCSNPMHKGQTVSIYCNKCEKALCCSCALLDSQHTPFCDIHSETQRRQEELGTISQELKQKRSNFEATYAALQDEATRLEQAQREMRELIQQRVEQLVQLIRQEEEELLGLVEARQEQGQRDLARELQHVEGVLRRMEAGERLVEKMSLYATEQEVMDMQPFIRNSLKELQWLQPPVAGDRAQPGNFAECRAKLEALVERVTRHPEATPAPAMEIPHQVSTSVKRKKVQNANVQTLQVKMIKVEDDNDGWNQMVLQQPSCSDQPRTSCSVSLTSFTKEDSLMEDVPDGNGGLHNSDSDSLCLDSYEEDSTDEESMDSSLLDDLSNILDESTSEDYLGIPISSQNILDTRQGSLVFFDVKILKNESIQMTVVDGEKIFPVLIQPVKYLSNLMAKNSICELGLSNLLCYLNTVHRPILGGFGLWSLPLPTLLKALTVMDKKEEFSSVVYGFLDILPLIKEEIPKRDNYRLKNLASTYLWWQFSDCSTLENANIMKYLCEVLDVNLVKKPRLILSQASLESFISLQPLLAEKLLTKQSAQTLATHNIGLSELWSCYQHNPEKGLQKARCLINACRHSSEKKVRNLSKVQVYFQHQEQLKTLAGSRRPWQASISQEP
- the LOC142060147 gene encoding protein PML-like isoform X1 produces the protein MAGSGTSTRLLGDDFQFILCEGCQQESSKLKLLTCLHTFCLDCLSKNKAAGQCPVCQTAIPQASGIPNTDNLLFTSLQARLKVYKKIADGVDLLCNNCKKAGEFWCSECEEFICTKCFEVHQRYLKRESHEAKRVLDIRAWSAKEFLEGTRKTSNLSCSNPMHKGQTVSIYCNKCEKALCCSCALLDSQHTPFCDIHSETQRRQEELGTISQELKQKRSNFEATYAALQDEATRLEQAQREMRELIQQRVEQLVQLIRQEEEELLGLVEARQEQGQRDLARELQHVEGVLRRMEAGERLVEKMSLYATEQEVMDMQPFIRNSLKELQWLQPPVAGDRAQPGNFAECRAKLEALVERVTRHPASLPAAGTSAPQHDALSKDKTMLILDLEHPREHYQPHEGLPVGLPAHHQPCALKSDPSSSRRHMCPDQGGDMFPTQPTPPALLMQRDEEAEEDSESAHGDTMPLPKSISLDSLQEDFGGWARSNVQQADELLKIGRRLLQAQCRANRHLVSMTKEIQAMSLSLATIASAVGPSLQPTASPQDPSTTDVDWPSLPSNLLDLFPPSTPQESEPLVPVVAMAPSSSRPPPASPPASPACSEPQSPNSSEGECPKSRLATRGKRGGKSNTRLQKRRKK